A region of Streptomyces halobius DNA encodes the following proteins:
- a CDS encoding DUF6292 family protein — MIRAGRAGQVQTMADLAASQKMSLGRFRNTKQHLREGHPASISSPGAKTLLWDAEQTSAFNAGDPIPDITGPDSDEDLLDRQEAAAELGVTARTWNSYRYDPRLSEHVVLVPERAAGDDRPQVEHWPRGVIRAFKAGRPGKGQGPTAGKPKGSGDMVPRDQIVPLIAELLDGDPAVTAAAVVDELGVAMTTAMRGLAQLRGRRIADLVEAEPSLSLDAAAARLGYPAITRRRAIAAAQDEQRRRAVQPYLQDVADALAEAGAAEAGEVEVLQSGDHLAAAIVLQPGQSAQAVVWDERYGWRTATSRRHPIGKGGAPEGEGIRYLSADLQPKPADVLEALADGRRGRKRPAR; from the coding sequence ATGATCCGCGCTGGACGCGCCGGACAGGTTCAGACGATGGCCGACCTCGCTGCCTCGCAAAAGATGTCCCTGGGGAGGTTCCGCAACACCAAGCAGCACCTGCGCGAGGGGCACCCGGCCTCGATCAGCTCACCGGGTGCTAAGACGCTGCTGTGGGATGCCGAGCAGACGAGCGCGTTCAACGCCGGTGACCCCATCCCCGACATCACGGGCCCAGACAGTGACGAGGACCTGCTGGATCGTCAGGAAGCTGCAGCCGAGCTCGGTGTCACTGCGCGAACGTGGAACAGTTACCGGTATGACCCCCGGCTCTCCGAGCACGTGGTTCTGGTCCCCGAACGTGCAGCCGGCGATGACCGGCCCCAGGTCGAGCACTGGCCACGCGGCGTCATCCGCGCCTTCAAGGCCGGTCGGCCGGGCAAGGGGCAAGGCCCGACAGCTGGAAAGCCCAAGGGTAGCGGCGACATGGTTCCCCGGGACCAGATCGTGCCGCTCATCGCCGAGCTGCTTGATGGCGATCCGGCCGTCACCGCGGCCGCCGTCGTCGACGAGTTGGGCGTCGCCATGACCACGGCTATGAGAGGCCTGGCCCAGCTGCGGGGGCGGCGCATCGCGGACCTGGTCGAAGCTGAGCCTTCCCTGTCCCTCGACGCTGCGGCGGCGCGGCTCGGATACCCGGCCATCACGCGGCGGCGTGCCATTGCGGCCGCGCAGGACGAGCAACGCCGGCGCGCTGTCCAGCCCTACCTGCAGGACGTCGCGGACGCCCTGGCCGAAGCCGGTGCAGCCGAAGCCGGCGAGGTGGAAGTGCTGCAGTCCGGCGACCACCTGGCAGCCGCCATCGTGCTTCAGCCCGGGCAGTCGGCCCAGGCCGTGGTGTGGGACGAGCGGTATGGATGGCGCACCGCCACCAGCCGACGACACCCCATCGGCAAGGGCGGCGCTCCTGAGGGTGAAGGGATCCGCTACCTCAGCGCCGACCTGCAGCCGAAGCCGGCCGACGTGCTCGAAGCCCTCGCCGATGGCCGCCGCGGCAGAAAGCGCCCGGCACGTTAG
- a CDS encoding SRPBCC domain-containing protein, with product MEHESVQAAVELPLDRPASFELFTSGFDRWWPRDFSWSGPDGLTCIGIECQSEGALYEIGPHGLRWDWGRVLDWSPQSGLVFSWQIGPDRVPIPRVEQATEVAVTFTEQAAGTLVEVHHHGWERHGDLGAGYRQDFTYAWPTALAALRGVATKG from the coding sequence ATGGAACACGAGTCTGTGCAAGCGGCGGTTGAGCTCCCCCTGGACCGGCCCGCCTCGTTCGAGCTGTTCACCTCCGGCTTCGACCGCTGGTGGCCGAGAGACTTCTCCTGGTCGGGGCCGGATGGTTTGACCTGCATCGGCATCGAGTGCCAAAGCGAAGGCGCTCTGTACGAGATCGGCCCCCACGGGCTGCGCTGGGACTGGGGCCGCGTATTGGACTGGAGCCCGCAGAGCGGTCTGGTCTTCAGCTGGCAGATCGGCCCCGACCGCGTGCCCATCCCCCGCGTGGAACAGGCCACCGAGGTCGCCGTGACGTTCACGGAGCAGGCGGCCGGCACTCTGGTGGAGGTCCACCATCACGGCTGGGAACGGCACGGCGACCTCGGGGCGGGTTACCGCCAGGACTTCACCTACGCCTGGCCCACGGCCCTCGCGGCACTGCGCGGGGTGGCGACCAAGGGCTAG
- a CDS encoding VOC family protein produces the protein MSTKTTSPPAIRFLSVDFDCADPAELARFYGNALGLPVLYSSDDFVLLGRQGSPGLGFVRQADYQPPTWPEATQGKQAHIELGVDDLDAAQARMLALGAVEPSFQPQPAAWRVLLDPAGHPFCLSTHGV, from the coding sequence ATGAGCACCAAAACCACATCGCCTCCCGCAATCCGCTTCCTCTCCGTCGACTTCGACTGCGCGGACCCCGCGGAGCTCGCCCGCTTCTACGGCAACGCCCTCGGGCTGCCCGTCCTTTACTCCAGCGACGACTTCGTCCTGCTCGGCCGGCAGGGCTCGCCCGGACTCGGTTTCGTCCGGCAGGCCGACTACCAGCCCCCCACCTGGCCGGAGGCGACCCAAGGCAAGCAGGCCCACATCGAACTCGGCGTCGACGACCTGGACGCCGCCCAGGCCCGGATGCTGGCCCTGGGAGCCGTCGAGCCATCGTTCCAGCCACAGCCGGCTGCGTGGAGGGTCCTGCTGGACCCGGCGGGCCACCCGTTCTGCCTCTCCACCCATGGAGTCTGA
- a CDS encoding P-loop NTPase family protein: protein MGRYPLIIVDEVGYIPFEPEAANLFFQLIYLVHHAEVISLKGDSYRLRNRDLGRVPAANTQD from the coding sequence GTGGGCCGCTACCCGCTGATCATCGTGGACGAGGTGGGGTATATCCCCTTCGAACCGGAGGCCGCGAACCTGTTCTTCCAGCTGATCTACCTCGTCCACCATGCCGAAGTCATCTCGCTGAAGGGCGACAGCTACCGGCTCCGCAACCGCGACCTCGGACGCGTCCCCGCGGCCAACACGCAGGACTGA